The nucleotide window AGTGGTGTTTCCCGTCTTAACAGAAGATTCACATTTCTAGGCACTGGGCAGAGCATCCAAGCGATATGAACAACAAGAAATAAAAGCCGCCTTGATAGATACAGCATCCACGCGATATAAGcaacaaaaaacaaaaaccgCCTGGTGTAGAGAAATCTATCCACACATACATACAACTAAAATGCCAAGGGGAGATTGCGAAAGGGCTACAAATAAGCATGACATACTAGATCTTACAAGCCAGGTAtaacctcctcatcctccaacaGATCCTGCCTCTGCCTAATTCGTGTCGATCCTGAACCAGCTGACGAAGGTCTAGGCTCATCATCCTCTGCTATGAATACTACAACAAACTGTCAGCGGGtgccaaaacaaaacaaagccACGGCCGATGAGGGCTCTTCAAAGGGGACTGAACATACCATGAGGTCTAACAGTAAAAGACGCTACCAGCGCTACCGCAAAGATAGAACACAGCAACACAAAGAACGCCTGCGGATACGTCGACACGGTCGCTGCATACAGCCCATTGAAGatgatggggaagaagacaCGTGCCAGGGCATGAAGCAGCCCAACAGCTCCCAGCAACTGTCCCACCCGCTCAGTAGGGACATGTTTGCTTATAGAGGCCTGAATCGATGCCGATCCGAGCCCCCCAAAGGCTGCAATGACGGCTGACAGGATAAACCACTCCTGGGTACGAGCAAATATGTACCCGCCAATGCCGATGACATCGGAGATCAGGGCACTGCGCAGAACCCAGACGTCCAGTTCGTCGGCGCCGACATTCTTCTCGTCAACCGGCAAGTTGCCAGACTCCCTCCTTCGGCGAGCTGCAGGCCGAGTGCGGAAGATGTAATTGATGACGGGGAAAATGCCAATGAGAACGAAGATCCGGACCATCGAGACCAGGGACATGAACCGCGAGGCCTCGAGGTTTCCCCAGCCAAAGACAAATTCTGTGTACAAGATCAAGATCGTGCCGGAGCTCATGGCAGCTCCAAGGATGGACATGTCGATGAGTGCCAGCGTGACAAGATTGCGACGCAGGCGCTTATGTTGAGGACCCGATGGAAACAGGACCTTCAACGGAGCAAAAGGATTCGCCCTGTGCACAGAGCGCACGCCATGTCCAAAGTGCTTGCCAAAAGGGATGAACTTGGACACCGCGGCTGCCCAACGGGGAACTTCCCCGAGGGCCTCCTGCTCCCTGGCGTATTTCTCGCGTGCGAGGAGCTGCCGCCTCCGGGAGAGCGATTCGGGGGTGACGAAGTAGATGAACAGGATGAAGACGATGTGGCAACCAAGGGTAACGTAAAAGATGGACAAAAGGGATCCTGTCCACTTGACGAAATAGCCGGCTAGGAGAGGACCGAAGGCGAGGCCGGTGAACAGGCACGCGTGGAGATAACCAATGGCAACGCCTCTTTTGGATGGGGGCGTACAATCGCTGGCATACGAGTGGATGAGGACGCTGCCAGCAGTGAAGGAACCGGCCAGGCCGTCGAAAAAGGCGCCGAGCAAAATCCAGCTGTAGTGAACGGTATCTGGATACTTCCCAGCCAAGATGACCGTAATCTCGGAAACGACGCCACCGACGGAACAGATGGCCACCATCGATGTGCGACCATATCGATCCGAGAGTGCTCCGAGCTTGGGTGCAGTGAAAGCGCTGATTATGCCCACCAAAACGCTCATGCACAAGGTGAAGCTTGCAACTAGGCGCTGTACGTCGGGGGTGTTGCATTGGGGGTTGTTGCCGCCGTGGATAACAGGTGTGAAGACGAAGCTAGGATCTGCTGCTGATCTATCGGCAAAGTACCGGTCACATATGAGAGTGATGATTCTGGATTTCATTAGTTTGAGGGACGAGAATTAGCCCATACCCACGGGCTGTGAGGCGGGCGAACATGGTTCAACAGTGAGGGAATCCTACAGATTAATCTTGGGGACCAAAGAGCCTCCAAAGGCCAAGGTGAACATGGCATAAGGTGCTACCAGCCACCAGACCTGTGCCGTTGATTAGCAACTCATCAAAGCAATCGTCAAAAGCCTGGAACATACAGCTGGTTTTCTCCACCATGGTAGCCCATCAAAGTCCTTCATTGCGGCCCAGCTGTCCTTGCGAGCATCATGGCCGCCGTCAGGACCCAACAGGCCCGTCGCTTCGGTGTCATTGTCCGTGAGCCCGTTTGTCTTGAGGGTATCGCGAAGACGTGTCGTTGTATCTGAGTCCATGCCTTGGGAATCCATCGCAGTGCCCCGACTCAGAGTTGATGCGGGATCCGAATCCGGAAAGCCGCTGTGTGTAGCCATATTGGACCCAGTCCGGGCGTTGATGTGTTGCCGCCTCGGGTCCCACCAGCGTTACCTTTCAACGCCTGGTGTTCTTGCGTGCTCGAGCACAGTATCCGTCTCGAGCGTGACACTCAAGATCAGTCTGCAAGCCCAAGCTGTGTATTCAGCAAAGAGAGGATTGAAAGTGAGAGTGAAAAGTAAGAGGAGAGTTAAGAGTGAAAGAACCGTGTGTGACAACAAACGCTATTGCGCCATGGGCGGAATTACTTTTTAGTTGGCAATGCTCGCACTAACAGGAAAAAAGCACATGCGCGTAGGGTTTCTTATCTCGTCGCAAGCTACTGCCGGAGTAGAGATGATGGTTCGCTGGCGCGGCCCGATATATGTCCTGTACCAGATGCTGCTGCAACGGGTCTATTGGTGATGGATTGATCGATTGATTCCAACTGGCAGATCATTCAAGTATGTTTTATCCTATCAGAATATGGGAGCCCAGATATAATGCGAGCAAAGCTGTAGAGATTTTGTGGTTCTTGAGCAAAGCCAGTACACGCCTCGTCTGATATCGATGTTTCGTCAGAGTGCAGCAACCGCTTACCCGGGAAGAACGATAACGGGATGGAGGGATgaaagagggggggaaaGTTGTGGACGAAGGGGGAGCGGGATGCCCCTGGGACGGAGATGATGGGAAATGGAACTGAAAACCTAAGCCACACCCAGGGAAGCAAAAGGTAGGGTGAAGAAGAAACCTCGCTTCCAGGTTTCAGTTCCATGTGGCCCGCGACTAGACATTTCAAAGCGCCGAAAACAGGTCCAGAGAAAAGCCCATAGAATCTGGGGAAACCGAACGCTTGCTTGTTCCGATATCGATTTTCAAACAGTTCTGAACTGCTAGGCGTTACATAAGATACACGGCAATACTTTGTCGTCTAGCAATATCTACCCCTATGCTGCAGACTACCCCTGTACTAAGCCCTGTGGTTGGATGTTTGGGAAGCAGCTGTCACTGCAGCAGGTATTTATAAGTACCTGCCTACTATGTACTAGTCTACGCAATTTGCCCGATCTCGTCTACAATCGGTCGGTCGGCCGGGCACCTCTAGGGTTCCGAATTCCGAACCCTCCACGCAGAGATTGTGTTGCTTTGGTTGCTGCTGTCTCACCCTGGATCTGCGTCCGCTTTCAGACACTTTTGTTTTCCCCTCGTCGACATTTGCCAAATCGTTGTACCCCATTAGTCGAGTCGCAAACCCGATGCAAATACAGTACAGTTTGCATCTTGCCCCCCACCTTCCGATGGTAGATAGACGGAATGCGAGCCCAACTAAGCAACCCAATGGGCCACGCTTCAACTCATCTATGGAGTGATGGCTTGACCACTACCACCGAGACTCCGCGGGCGGCCAGTACACTATAAACAGTAGTCGATGACGCAGCCATTAAGACGTTGCCAGGGATCCCTACCGTGCTTTGCATTCTCCCCCACGACGAAATAACTTGCCTCGGCTCTGATTGATAAGccaccacaccaccctcACCAAGGCACAATTGATCTCTAGATGGATACCGAATAACGCTCGGGCACCTCGTTGTAGTTCGCTGTCGCCATGCCACCCTTTGCTCTGCCGACCACTGTTCCAACTTGAGTAGAATCTTAACTTTCATGTATGCCTCCGGTTCTTGGAAAAAGCCAGTTCTTTCGAAAGCAAAACGCATGCACATACGCAGTCCATCCCTTTTTGAGACCCGCCCGTATTAAAGATTTTGTTTGAAGTATTGTACACGATATTATAGGCTCCCCCAATCATTTATTTCAGTGACCAGGGAGGATCTCCTGTCCAGCAAAGAACTTCTTGGACGCCGCACACCTCTCGCTCTTGCAGCCGGGGCATCTCAGGCTGTTCTGGTGCGAGCAAGCAAGTCCGCTATCAAGATGCTCCTTGGCGAGATCGGCTAGGGCCTTGATGAAGACGGGGTTACCGTTCAGACTCTCCACGCGCTTGACCGTGTCGGGATGTCCAGACTCGCCAATGACCTCCTGGTCAAGCTCGTAAAGGGTTTCAATGTGATCAGACGTAAAGGCGATTGGGATCAACACGAGGTCCTTCTGGCCCTTGTGGATGTACTCCTCCACAGAGGTTTGCGTCTGGGGACCGAGCCACGGCTGGGGCCCGACTTGTGACTGGTAGCATAGCCTGTAAGGGTTGGAGAAGTTAAGACGCTGCATCACCGCCTGGACGGTTGCGCCAATCTCCTGGGGATAAGGGTCACCTAAGGTAGGCGTTATTAGTATATCCCATTGCAAGGTCAATAGAGAGGAGATCGGCATACCTCTGTTGACAACAGACATGGGCAAGCTGTGAGCCGAGAACAGCAACACAACATCTTTTCTGCGCTCCTCGGGGTACTCGGCCAGCTTCTCCTCGATATTCCTCGCAAAGGCCTCGACAAGGCCAGGGTGAGTAGGCCACCTGTCAATCACACTCCACCGAATGGTACCGTCCTTGCCATCCTCTGATGGCCCAGCCTTGCCCTCCAGTCTTTGCCTCCACTTCCATAGCTCGTTCAAACTGCTGCCCGTGGTCGAGCAGGAGTACTGGGGGTACTGAGTGAAAGCGACGGCCCGGCCGCCCCTGCCATTTCCGAAGCCATCGGCCAGAAGCTTCTTGTACATCTCCTCGGTGAGAGGATTGGCATAGCGGAAAGCGACATAAGGCTTGTGAGGCGCCGTCTCGGGCGAGATTTGGTCCAGAATCTTACACATTTCTTCGCACTGGTACTCGGACCACTTGCGAATTGGGGAACCGCCGCCAATCGCACCATACTGCTTCTGAATCTTGGGAGTTCGGCGCTTCGAGATCAAAGGCCCCAAGTAGTTTTGGAGCCGACCCAGGGGAATGAGATCGGCATCAGCCTGCACGGGTTGGTCAACACAAACAGCCTCAATATGAAAATGGCGAGCCACACACAGGGtatcgccatcatcatgatTCAAAAACATACAAAGAGTCTGCTCAAAAAGTCTCCAACTTCATCCAAGGTGGATGGGCCGCCCATGTTGAGGAAGACCATTGCTGTGCCGACATTCTTCTGGGTGACGGGGTGAGTTGTCGGCGTGGCGAGCCACCTCGTCTGCTGCTGAGCGCATCTGAACGACGGCCGGAAGCTCGAAGACCTCGCGGCCTTGCACAGCTGGGCCGTGGGCAGTCTCAGTGCCATGGAGGCCATGATGAGAAAAACCGAAAGAAGGGGGGTTCAGACACAGCTCAGATTAAACTCTGTTTTCCAGAAAACATGTAAAAACTCGGTGGCCAAAGAGTGacgaatatagtagtttatatCAATCAGGGACAGAGAGTGACGCTGCGTgggcgggacgggacggtggcttccacttctttcaGACGTGTTAAACTCGGCCGAACAGCCTGCGAAGCTGCAATCCTGTGGAGTGATGCCGGGACTGCTGCAGGGGTAGCTGTATCGGAAACCTCCCCAGTCTCCAATTGCTGACCATTTCTTGACTGCCGTCTGGCGATTTTCAGGGCCAGCAGATAGAAGAATGGAAGAGAAGCACGGGCCACATAGGTGCCTGAAAGTGCAACTGGCTTTTGGGTGGCTTTTGTCGGTTGAAACTCAGCTTTATCTACATAGCCAATCACATCACACCATTTGACAGTCATAGTGCTCCCAGGTCACATGCATTGGCGTTTAGGCAGTCGTCGTCGCGTCCCCATCGCGTTTCCTGCATGAAGTCATCACCTTGACAACTTGGACATCCCAATCTCAGCGTTTACTCATCGCAAACCATCCGACTGCAACTTCTCACCCCTCCTTTCGTGTAACCAGAAGCGACCCGAATCAGGGCTTAAAAGTCCTTTCAAAATGTCTTGGAGGAAGGATCAGGATGAGAGACTAGACGGCGACGAAGGCGATGAGGAGTTGGATGAAAATGTCAGTTATCACCAATCTACTCACGGTCATCAACAAGCTTGCTGACAGCGAGGTCAGGACTACAAAACACAAAAGGATGCAGTACTATTTGCCATTGATGTGAGCAAATCGATGTTGAAACCACCGCAGAATACGGGGGATAAGAAAGCCGACAAGGACTCTGCCCTGACAGCAGCCCTGACCTGCGCCTACCAAATCATGCAGCAGCGAATTATCTCCCAGCCCAAAGACATGATGGGTGTGTTGCTCTTTGGAACCGAAAAGTCCAAATTCCGCGATGATTCGGGCAATGGCACAGGATATCCTCACTGCTATCTGCTATCCGATCTCGATATACCCGGCGCCGAAGAtgtcaagaagctcaaggccTTGATAGAGGATGgcgacgatgaagacgaaATCATGGTTCCGTCCAAAGAACCCGTCATCATGTCCAACATGCTCTTCTGCGCCAACCAGgtcttcaccaccaacgcAGCCAACTTTGGGTCCCGTCGCCTGTTCATTGTCACCGATAACGATGATCCTCATGCCGGTGATAAGCAGGCAAAATCATCTGCCGCTGTTCGAGCCAAGGACCTTTACGACCTCGGCGTTGTTATCGAACTTTTCCCCATCAGTCGGGAGGACAAGAAGTTCGACCTGTCCAAGTTCTACGACGTAAGGAAGCGTGCATGTCAAGTTACTGAACTCTACGCTGATGTTGTATAGGATATTATCTATCGCAATCCGGCAGCTGAAGCTGGACAGTCAGAAAGTCCCAAGACTTCCAAGTCTGGCGACGGTTTGACGTTGCTCAACTCCTTGATCTCCAACATCAACTCGAAGCAAACCCCGAAGCGGTCCTATTTCTCAAACTTGCCCTTTGAGCTTGCCCCAGGGCTCACTATCTCTATCAAAGGGTACATGCCACTCAACAGACAAACCCCCACCCGCTCATGCTACGTATACGAAGGAGAGGAGCAGGCTCAGGTTGTCCAATCGGAGACCGCGCAGGTTGATTTTGCTGCCCGAACCGTCGAGAAGTCAGAACTGAGGAAAGGCTACAAATTTGGCGGCGAGCATATATGCTTCAAACCCGAAGAGCTGGCGGAACTTAAACAGATGGGCAAGAAAACACTTCGAATCATTGGATTCAAGAAGCGGTCCAAGATCCCGTCCTGGGCTTCGGTCAAAAAGTCCATATTCATATTTCCTAGCGAGGAGCAATATGTCGGCTCCACTCGCGTGTTCTCTGCTTTGTGGCAGAAGCTCCTCAAAGATGACAAGGTGGGCATCGCCTGGTTCGTCGCGAGGGAGAATGCCCATCCCGTCATGGTAGCCATATTTCCTTCCGGAAACccggacgacgaggaggcaaACACGCCGTACCTACCTGCAGGGCTTTGGCTCTATCCACTTCCGTTCGCAGATGATGTTCGAAGCGTGGACCACGTAACAGCGCCTCCAAGGCCCGCAGACGAACTTACAGACCAGATGAGGCAAGTCATCCAGAACTTGCAACTTCCCAAGGCTATGTATGACCCGCGCAAGTATCCAAACCCTTCACTGCAATGGCATTACAAGATTTTGCAGGCCAAGGCACTCGACGAAGAAACCCCTGATGCTATGGACGATGTCACGTTGCCCAAGTACAGGCAAATTGACAAAAGGGTCGGCGGTTACCTTGCTGAATGGAAGGAAATGCTTGCAAAGAAAGCCAATGATCTTCAGAACACCAGAGCATTCAAGCGTGAgttcgaggaagatgacgaaaGGCCGGCAAAGCGCGCGAAACCAAGCAAAAAGGCTgccagtggtggt belongs to Neurospora crassa OR74A linkage group IV, whole genome shotgun sequence and includes:
- the mus-51 gene encoding Ku70/Ku80 family protein, translated to MSWRKDQDERLDGDEGDEELDENDYKTQKDAVLFAIDVSKSMLKPPQNTGDKKADKDSALTAALTCAYQIMQQRIISQPKDMMGVLLFGTEKSKFRDDSGNGTGYPHCYLLSDLDIPGAEDVKKLKALIEDGDDEDEIMVPSKEPVIMSNMLFCANQVFTTNAANFGSRRLFIVTDNDDPHAGDKQAKSSAAVRAKDLYDLGVVIELFPISREDKKFDLSKFYDDIIYRNPAAEAGQSESPKTSKSGDGLTLLNSLISNINSKQTPKRSYFSNLPFELAPGLTISIKGYMPLNRQTPTRSCYVYEGEEQAQVVQSETAQVDFAARTVEKSELRKGYKFGGEHICFKPEELAELKQMGKKTLRIIGFKKRSKIPSWASVKKSIFIFPSEEQYVGSTRVFSALWQKLLKDDKVGIAWFVARENAHPVMVAIFPSGNPDDEEANTPYLPAGLWLYPLPFADDVRSVDHVTAPPRPADELTDQMRQVIQNLQLPKAMYDPRKYPNPSLQWHYKILQAKALDEETPDAMDDVTLPKYRQIDKRVGGYLAEWKEMLAKKANDLQNTRAFKREFEEDDERPAKRAKPSKKAASGGGGPANSNADLKKAFEQGTLGKMTVAELKDIMASKGISTAGRKAELVERLEQWVEENL
- a CDS encoding ferrochelatase, whose product is MASMALRLPTAQLCKAARSSSFRPSFRCAQQQTRWLATPTTHPVTQKNVGTAMVFLNMGGPSTLDEVGDFLSRLFADADLIPLGRLQNYLGPLISKRRTPKIQKQYGAIGGGSPIRKWSEYQCEEMCKILDQISPETAPHKPYVAFRYANPLTEEMYKKLLADGFGNGRGGRAVAFTQYPQYSCSTTGSSLNELWKWRQRLEGKAGPSEDGKDGTIRWSVIDRWPTHPGLVEAFARNIEEKLAEYPEERRKDVVLLFSAHSLPMSVVNRGDPYPQEIGATVQAVMQRLNFSNPYRLCYQSQVGPQPWLGPQTQTSVEEYIHKGQKDLVLIPIAFTSDHIETLYELDQEVIGESGHPDTVKRVESLNGNPVFIKALADLAKEHLDSGLACSHQNSLRCPGCKSERCAASKKFFAGQEILPGH